A window of the Helianthus annuus cultivar XRQ/B chromosome 4, HanXRQr2.0-SUNRISE, whole genome shotgun sequence genome harbors these coding sequences:
- the LOC110937215 gene encoding uncharacterized protein LOC110937215, protein MDYERIHNPLQAGIISPSKLRMKLMGQRKKDAGGSRSSSARTSPSKLEDADFVNNSLLASNSDEEVSSMGISSLSFDNGQVEQGIGQHMKEVRVKPNQFQKTDCSNSSSVHPIRSLEDDNLDYDSNASSSSFEFHKHERSSQNAISRSLLRPMSSKWNDAEKWIINKQNMHYHNSKNTMQNRVNFGGVRGYSESNISSVKRVDFSSQPALQLGPDRFSFTPSGSQHHPVSSQTNDPRGSIDQCPESKDLKEIDTQSSNNDVRSVSMRDMGTEMTPTPSQEPSMTSTPVGATTPLRSPSSSIPSSPRRGRPTSTPIQHTVNNDSQIPKVLTEQEVKLRTRKEILQLGMQLGKTNITAWASKEDMEKKASDVENDEETLRIEYEKRAAAWEDAEKSKHNAKFMREEIKIQAWESQQKAKLEAEMRRIEAEVEQKRAHAQAKMLKKIAMAKQKSEAKRAAAEALKSRQAARAAAQAEYIRQTGRIPPSSPNSCCGWS, encoded by the exons ATGGACTACGAAAGGATTCACAACCCACTTCAG GCTGGTATAATATCTCCTAGTAAATTGAGGATGAAACTAATGGGCCAGAGAAAAAAAGATGCAGGAGGTTCAAGAAGCAGTTCTGCAAGAACATCTCCTTCTAAACTTGAAGATGCAGACTTTGTCAACAACAGTTTATTAGCTTCAAATTCTGATGAAGAAG TTTCTAGCATGGGGATTTCATCATTGTCATTCGATAACGGGCAAGTTGAGCAGGGTATTGGGCAACATATGAAAGAGGTTCGTGTGAAGCCCAACCAGTTTCAAAAGACAGATTGCAGTAATTCGAGTTCGGTTCATCCTATAAGGTCATTGGAAGATGATAATCTTGATTATGATAGTAATGCAAGCTCATCTAGCTTTGAGTTTCATAAACACGAAAGATCAAGTCAAAATGCTATTTCAAGATCCCTGTTGAGACCTATGTCTTCTAAATGGAATGATGCTGAAAAGTGGATAATTAATAAACAAAATATGCATTATCATAATTCGAAAAACACTATGCAAAACCGAGTGAATTTTGGAGGCGTTAGAGGTTATTCTGAGTCTAATATTAGTTCTGTTAAACGGGTTGACTTTAGTAGTCAACCCGCATTGCAATTGGGGCCAGATAGATTTTCATTTACACCCTCTGGCTCACAACACCACCCCGTTTCGAGTCAAACAAATGACCCGAGGGGGTCAATCGATCAATGTCCTGAAAGTAAAGATTTAAAAGAAATCGACACCCAAAGTTCAAATAATGATGTAAGATCTGTGTCGATGAGAGACATGGGAACGGAAATGACTCCAACTCCGAGTCAAGAACCGTCAATGACTTCCACACCCGTGGGGGCCACAACCCCGCTTCGTAGTCCAAGTTCTTCAATCCCATCTTCACCTAGAAGAGGCAGACCCACATCCACACCTATACAACACACGGTTAACAACGACTCGCAGATCCCAAAAGTGTTGACCGAGCAAGAAGTCAAACTTAGAACCCGCAAGGAGATCTTACAGCTAGGGATGCAGCTCGGGAAGACGAACATCACTGCATGGGCTAGCAAAGAAGATATGGAAAAGAAAGCATCGGATGTTGAAAATGACGAGGAAACGTTGAGGATTGAATATGAAAAACGGGCTgctgcttgggaagatgctgaaAAATCTAAACATAACGCAAA ATTCATGCGCGAAGAGATCAAAATTCAAGCTTGGGAGAGTCAGCAGAAGGCGAAACTTGAAGCCGAAATGAGAAGAATAGAG GCTGAAGTTGAACAAAAAAGAGCCCATGCACAAGCAAAGATGTTGAAAAAGATTGCAATGGCAAAACAGAAGTCGGAGGCGAAACGGGCTGCAGCAGAAGCCTTAAAGAGCAGGCAGGCGGCTCGGGCAGCAGCGCAAGCCGAATACATTAGGCAAACGGGTCGAATTCCGCCATCGTCCCCCAACAGCTGTTGTGGGTGGtcataa
- the LOC110937214 gene encoding auxin response factor 6 translates to MKLSAVGFGQQLPEGEKRCLNSELWHACAGPLVSLPTVGSRVVYFPQGHSEQVAASTNKEVDAHTPNYPSLPPQLICQLHNVTMHADAETDEVYAQMTLQPLSSDEQKEAFLPADLGAPNKQPTNYFCKTLTASDTSTHGGFSVPRRAAEKVFPPLDFSQQPPAQELIARDLHDNEWKFRHIFRGQPKRHLLTTGWSVFVSAKRLVAGDSVLFIWNEKNQLLLGIRRANRPQTVMPSSVLSSDSMHLGLLAAAAHAAATNSRFTIFYNPRASPSEFVIPLAKYIKAVYHTRVSVGMRFRMLFETEESSVRRYMGTITGISDLDPARWPNSHWRSVKVGWDESTAGERQPRVSLWEIEPLTTFPMYPSQFPLRLKRPWPSGLPSFNGIKEEDLGMNLPMMWLRGDPCDRGIQSLNFQGLGGSPWLQPRLDAGMLGMQTDIYQAMAAAALQEMRTMDSLKQSNPSLLQFQQRQTVPTVSGPVGLVPAQMVHQSQSQPTFVPENVPALLQESHLLSHQLKHENPFDNQQQTLPPMISSIQNQNFSDSNGNHASLLGSFSHEETSHLLNMPRSTSMLTSTGWPAKRVAVDPLLLSGSSQSLLHQVEQLGPTPHTNLSQNTNLSQNTVSLPPFPGPNNDPQSNLLFGVNIDNSNLFMQGGDGGSLTMPMTSSTYNGNTGNWFSVNPTITSSSCLTESGFLQSPESAGQTNPPTRALVKVYKSGCSGLSLDIGKLSSYHELRSEVGQMFGLEGQLEDPLRSGWQLIYVDRENVLRLLGDDPWPEFVSRVWCIKIVSPQEVQQMGKQGVKVLDPVQIQKPSDSNYTPSQQESMNLSNGVTSVGSLEY, encoded by the exons ATGAAGCTCTCTGCAGTCGGTTTCGGTCAGCAGTTGCCCGAAG GGGAAAAGAGATGTTTGAATTCTGAACTTTGGCATGCTTGCGCGGGCCCTCTTGTTTCTCTTCCGACGGTTGGAAGTCGTGTGGTTTACTTCCCACAGGGTCACAGTGAGCAG GTTGCTGCATCAACAAACAAAGAAGTCGATGCTCATACTCCCAATTACCCGAGCTTACCTCCTCAACTCATCTGTCAACTTCACAATGTCACCATGCAT GCAGATGCGGAAACCGATGAGGTTTACGCTCAGATGACATTGCAACCACTGAGTTCT GACGAGCAAAAAGAAGCATTTCTTCCAGCGGATTTGGGTGCTCCGAACAAACAACCCACCaactatttttgtaaaacgtTGACTGCAAGTGACACTAGCACTCACGGTGGATTTTCGGTTCCTCGTCGCGCAGCTGAGAAAGTGTTTCCTCCACTT GACTTCTCACAGCAACCTCCGGCTCAAGAACTGATCGCGCGAGACTTACATGATAATGAATGGAAGTTTAGACACATATTTCGCG GACAGCCAAAAAGACATCTTCTCACAACTGGTTGGAGTGTTTTTGTAAGCGCAAAAAGACTAGTTGCAGGTGATTCAGTCTTATTCATATG GAATGAGAAAAATCAGTTGCTGTTAGGAATCCGACGTGCAAATCGACCTCAAACTGTTATGCCATCTTCCGTTTTATCTAGCGACAGCATGCATCTCGGGCTTCTTGCTGCAGCTGCACATGCTGCAGCCACTAATAGCCGTTTCACCATTTTTTATAATCCAAg GGCAAGTCCATCGGAATTTGTCATACCTCTTGCTAAGTATATTAAAGCCGTGTATCATACACGTGTTTCTGTTGGCATGCGTTTTCGAATGTTGTTCGAAACTGAAGAATCAAGTGTCCGTCG CTATATGGGCACTATCACTGGCATTAGCGACCTGGACCCAGCTCGCTGGCCCAACTCACACTGGCGGTCCGTTAAGGTTGGGTGGGATGAGTCAACAGCTGGAGAAAGACAACCAAGGGTTTCACTATGGGAGATTGAACCACTAACCACATTCCCTATGTACCCTTCGCAATTTCCCCTCAGACTCAAGCGACCATGGCCATCCGGGCTTCCGTCTTTTAACG GGATTAAAGAAGAGGATTTGGGAATGAACTTGCCGATGATGTGGCTCCGAGGGGACCCGTGTGACCGTGGGATCCAATCGCTAAACTTTCAGGGACTAGGTGGTTCACCGTGGTTGCAACCGCGGCTCGATGCGGGCATGCTCGGTATGCAAACCGATATATACCAAGCTATGGCTGCAGCCGCATTGCAAGAGATGAGGACTATGGATTCTTTGAAACAGTCAAACCCGTCACTTCTACAATTTCAACAACGCCAAACGGTTCCAACCGTTTCGGGGCCGGTTGGGCTGGTCCCGGCTCAGATGGTGCACCAATCTCAGTCTCAACCTACTTTCGTTCCTGAAAACGTACCCGCTTTACTTCAAGAGTCTCATCTTCTTTCACATCAGCTGAAGCATGAGAACCCGTTCGATAACCAACAACAAACTTTACCCCCGATGATCTCGTCAATCCAAAATCAGAACTTTTCCGATTCGAACGGAAATCACGCGAGTCTTTTAGGCTCGTTTTCTCATGAGGAAACTTCACATCTTCTTAACATGCCTCGGTCCACCTCTATGTTAACTTCCACTGGCTGGCCCGCAAAACGGGTTGCGGTTGACCCGCTTCTCCTGAGTGGTTCGTCACAATCTCTTCTTCACCAAGTCGAACAACTGGGCCCTACGCCGCACACAAACCTTTCTCAGAACACTAATCTTTCACAAAACACGGTTTCGTTACCACCTTTCCCAGGACCGAACAATGATCCTCAAAGTAATCTTTTATTTGGAGTTAACATAGATAACTCGAATCTTTTTATGCAAGGTGGTGACGGTGGTTCATTGACTATGCCGATGACTTCTTCCACTTATAACGGTAATACAGGAAACTGGTTCTCAGTCAATCCGACAATTACATCTTCAAGTTGTCTTACTGAGTCAGGTTTCCTGCAGTCTCCTGAAAGTGCAGGTCAAACAAACCCACCGACCCGCGCGCTTGTTAAG GTTTATAAGTCAGGATGTTCTGGGTTGTCACTCGATATAGGTAAACTCAGTAGCTATCATGAGCTGAGAAGTGAAGTTGGTCAAATGTTTGGTCTTGAAGGCCAACTGGAGGACCCGTTGAGATCAGGCTGGCAGCTTATATATGTAGACCGGGAGAACGTTCTTCGTCTCCTTGGTGACGACCCTTGGCC GGAGTTTGTAAGCAGGGTATGGTGCATTAAAATAGTGTCGCCGCAAGAGGTGCAGCAAATGGGGAAACAAGGGGTCAAGGTTCTTGACCCGGTTCAGATACAGAAACCCTCAGACAGCAACTATACTCCGAGCCAGCAAGAGTCTATGAACTTGAGCAATGGGGTCACATCAGTGGGTTCGCTTGAGTACTGA
- the LOC110933873 gene encoding uncharacterized protein LOC110933873: MQGDDISNDPSACRDILSGLGTPFDVLCARGLSHENRINQISSMLVGSSIMANAIIEDYRVLGHKEEETIRLRVEAEAMAKVAREGVEQLEREKAAFEKLKQTETWVATASLKQVRTLAKLLSDEHKGWREACARENEKLFRVRQELTNLKAANAALMKEKAVAEAAAKEAKEAEARGAKALEAADADRNNLNKVVEDLKVEVQNRVTILEEVTARATEAETRAREAAEARDSLVTSLDQLKVDHDWMRDHAIGHERAREAGFKAGYKECLNHVNPFYKSKFTDERSEFHGVDTEARYVAAVNAYNSLSISAIEDIEKCLEAEDYVDCLRLLYDDPKEEEEETAGGAKGEAGTSGTKED; encoded by the exons ATGCAAGGGGATGATATTTCGAACGATCCCTCCGCTTGTAGGGATATCTTGAGTGGTTTGGGCACCCCGTTTGACGTTCTTTGTGCCCGTGGTCTATCTCATGAGAACCGGATAAACCAGATCTCTTCCATGCTTGTTGGAAGCTCTATAATGGCGAATGCGATTATAGAGGATTACAGGGTCCTTGGCCACAAGGAAGAGGAAACCATTCGCCTGCGGGTTGAGGCTGAGGCAATGGCGAAAGTTGCTCGTGAAGGTGTGGAGCAGCTTGAAAGAGAgaaagctgcttttgagaagctaAAGCAGACCGAAACTTGGGTTGCGACTGCTagccttaaacaggttcgtactcttgccaaattGCTTTCTGATGAGCACAAGGGTTGGAGGGAAGCTTGCGCTCgagaaaatgaaaaacttttcCGTGTTCGTCAGGAGCTAACCAATCTCAAGGCGGCGAATGCTGCTTTGATGAAGGAGAAGGCCGTAGCTGAAGCGGCTGCCAAAGAGGCAAAAGAAGCGGAGGCACGCGGTGCCAAGGCTCTTGAAGCGGCGGATGCTGACCGCAACAATTTAAACAAGGTTGTTGAGGATCTCAAG GTTGAAGTGCAGAACCGTGTGACCATTCTTGAGGAGGTCACTGCCCGCGCGACTGAAGCTGAAACGCGGGCAAGGGAGGCTGCTGAGGCCAGAGATAGTTTGGTTACCTCTTTGGATCAGCTTAAGGTAGACCATGACTGGATGCGTGATCACGCTATCGGGCAT GAGCGTGCACGGGAGGCGGGGTTCAAGGCTGGTTACAAGGAATGCCTTAATCATGTGAACCCTTTCTACAAGAGCAAGTTTACTGATGAGAGATCTGAGTTCCATGGTGTAGATACTGAGGCTCGGTATGTTGCAGCTGTTAACGCGTACAACAGCTTGTCCATTTCCGCCATTGAAGATATTGAGAAATGCTTAGAGGCGGAAGATTATGTGGACTGCTTGCGGTTGTTGTATGATGATCctaaggaggaggaggaggagaccGCTGGTGGCGCAAAGGGTGAAGCGGGCACCAGTGGTACAAAAGAagactag